The following are encoded together in the Drosophila takahashii strain IR98-3 E-12201 chromosome X, DtakHiC1v2, whole genome shotgun sequence genome:
- the CCT6 gene encoding T-complex protein 1 subunit zeta: MASISLLNPKAEFARAAQALAINISAAKGLQDVMRTNLGPKGTVKMLVSGAGDIKITKDGNVLLHEMQIQHPTASMIARASTAQDDSTGDGTTTTVMLIGELLKQADIYLSEGLHPRIMTEGFEKARDKALEVLDQVKVPVEINKKSLVEVANTSLKTKVHPALADLLTDVCVDAVLTIASADKSKPVDLHMVELMEMQHKTDTDTQLVRGLVMDHGARHPDMPKRLENAYILTANVSLEYEKAEVNSGFFYKTAEEREAFVRAERDFIDQRVKKVIELKRSVCDGTDKSFVLINQKGIDPISLDALAKEGILALRRAKRRNMERLALACGGTAMNSFDDLQEEHLGYAGVVYEHVLGENKYTFVEDCKNPLSVTILIKGPNKHTITQIKDAIRDGLRAINNTIADKALVPGAGAFEVRAYNELVAFKETIKGKSRLAVQAFADALLVIPKTLAVNSGYDAQDTIVKLTVEDRLSPELVGLDLATGEPMKPVDLGVYDNYIVKKQILNSCSIIASNLLLVDEVMRAGMTSLKG, translated from the exons ATGGCTTCGATTAGCTTGTTGAACCCCAAGGCCGAGTTCGCCCGCGCCGCCCAGGCCCTGGCCATCAACATCAGTGCGGCCAAGGGCCTGCAGGATGTGATGCGCACCAATTTGGGACCCAAGGGCACAGTGAAGAT GTTGGTCTCCGGCGCCGGCGACATCAAGATCACCAAGGACGGCAACGTGCTGCTCCACGAGATGCAGATCCAGCACCCCACCGCCTCCATGATCGCCAGGGCCAGCACTGCCCAGGATGACTCCACTGGCGACGGGACCACCACCACGGTGATGCTCATCGGCGAGCTGCTCAAGCAGGCGGACATCTATCTGTCCGAGGGCCTGCATCCGCGCATCATGACCGAGGGCTTCGAGAAGGCCCGCGACAAGGCGCTGGAGGTGCTCGACCAGGTCAAGGTGCCCGTGGAGATCAACAAGAAGAGCCTGGTGGAGGTGGCCAACACGAGCCTGAAGACCAAGGTGCATCCCGCCCTGGCCGATCTGCTCACCGACGTTTGCGTGGACGCCGTGCTGACCATTGCCAGTGCGGACAAGTCCAAGCCCGTGGATCTGCACATGGTGGAGCTGAtggagatgcagcacaagacGGACACCGATACGCAGCTGGTGCGCGGCCTGGTCATGGACCACGGTGCCCGCCATCCGGACATGCCCAAGCGCCTGGAGAACGCCTACATCCTGACGGCCAACGTGTCGCTGGAGTACGAGAAGGCCGAGGTCAACTCGGGCTTCTTCTACAAGACCGCCGAGGAGCGCGAGGCCTTTGTGCGCGCCGAGCGCGACTTCATTGACCAGCGCGTGAAGAAGGTCATCGAGCTGAAGCGCTCTGTGTGCGATGGCACCGACAAGAGCTTCGTGCTGATCAACCAGAAGGGCATCGACCCCATCTCCCTGGACGCTTTGGCCAAGGAGGGCATTCTGGCCCTGCGTCGCGCCAAGCGGCGCAACATGGAGCGTTTGGCCTTGGCCTGCGGCGGCACAGCCATGAACTCCTTCGACGACCTGCAGGAGGAGCACCTGGGCTACGCCGGCGTGGTCTACGAGCATGTGCTGGGCGAGAACAAGTACACCTTCGTGGAGGACTGCAAGAATCCGCTCTCGGTGACGATTCTGATTAAGGGTCCCAACAAGCACACGATCACCCAGATCAAGGACGCCATTCGGGACGGTCTAAGGGCCATTAACAACACCATTGCGGACAAGGCTCTGGTGCCCGGAGCTGGGGCCTTTGAGGTGCGCGCCTACAACGAGCTGGTCGCCTTCAAGGAGACCATCAAGGGCAAGTCCCGCCTGGCCGTGCAGGCCTTTGCCGATGCCCTGCTGGTCATCCCCAAGACGCTGGCCGTCAACAGCGGCTACGATGCCCAGGACACCATCGTCAAGCTGACCGTCGAGGATCGCCTCAGTCCCGAACTGGTCGGCCTCGACCTCGCCACCGGCGAGCCCATGAAGCCCGTCGATCTGGGCGTCTACGACAACTACATCGTCAAGAAGCAGATCCTCAACTCGTGCTCGATCATCGCCAGCAACCTGCTCCTTGTCGACGAGGTCATGCGTGCGGGCATGACGAGCCTCAAGGGTTAG
- the LOC108068628 gene encoding uncharacterized protein has product MSVLAYPRTNDEEVFRHCTKDCGVVTATEDFQYFALRCIFCSEKFLYFDSFIGHMQTAHLGDQSVANPGDPMSLSSRNGDLPSFHEIEDLTDADTALLEPQMVIKQELQELPCSDDEVAADEEEEDLRDSEDAGEDDDETILPENDAPVVSSKPRPRKKVTKQRQRDISSEALEDSSLDDYGDPENSYMDDNSGEYMDYSGFGPESDFLSYDEMVEESLLGRDREVTMHIKDRKMIQFLIHSYQRNPFLWDHGNAQFRDRVKRARFLDWIVLEFKSRFNISLAKDAITRKWDNLRTVYKRECNRMALEKTNISTLWYFKELHFLNEVYSYNDKMSDAVVKETSYRRRFSAIWNDTSTAKLLSMVKRYQCFYNRFDPDYRSKERRGEGLHQMAVELQQLIDVTTIQISKRISQLRFDYSRQKMERLNCERLGKKFIANYTYYDQMHFMDDDIPPFKCPHCPEIMQTLRELDLHMLTHQPSLGGGYFCNICSIQFPNAEEFDSHKQLHLGGVAEVKFNCELCTASFREKANYEEHLRRHNEELFLPSLALNHSIMEGGAEDDEESGGSGQRRRKTKASKSPEDAADDEDPIAKPYGCDVCRRSFATPGHLNAHRIVHQDERERCYKCDYPQCNKSFVARNSLFEHLKQHYSNEEFKCDICGKTFKSTKNLQNHKQIHDKVKRYVCQICGSAFAQAAGLYLHKRRHNRPNGSVGAVGRSGRSSL; this is encoded by the exons ATGAGTGTCCTGGCGTATCCACGCACCAACGACGAGGAGGTTTTCCGTCACTGCACCAAGGACTGCGGCGTGGTGACGGCCACCGAGGACTTCCAGTACTTCGCCCTGCGCTGCATCTTCTGCAGCGAGAAGTTCCTCTACTTCGACTCCTTCATCGGCCACATGCAGACGGCCCACCTGGGCGACCAGTCGGTGGCGAATCCCGGCGACCCGATGTCCCTGTCCAGTCGCAACGGGGATTTGCCCAGCTTCCACGAGATCGAAGACTTGACGGACGCGGACACAGCGCTGCTGGAGCCGCAGATGGTCATCAAGCAGGAGCTGCAGGAGCTGCCCTGCAGCGACGACGAGGTGGCggccgacgaggaggaggaggatctgcGCGATTCCGAGGACGCCGgcgaggacgacgacgagacCATACTGCCCGAGAACGATGCCCCAGTGGTCAGTTCCAAGCCGCGTCCGCGCAAAAAGGTCACCaagcagcggcagcgggaCATCTCCAGCGAGGCACTCGAGGATTCCTCGCTGGACGACTACGGGGATCCGGAGAACAGCTACATGGACGACAATTCCGGCGAGTACATGGACTACAGCGGCTTCGGGCCCGAGTCGGATTTCCTCAGCTACGACGAGATGGTGGAGGAGTCTCTGCTGGGA CGCGACCGGGAGGTTACGATGCACATCAAGGACCGCAAGATGATCCAGTTCCTCATACACTCGTATCAGCGCAACCCCTTTTTGTGGGACCACGGCAACGCACAGTTCCGGGACCGCGTGAAGCGCGCCCGCTTCCTCGACTGGATCGTGCTGGAGTTCAAGAGCCGGTTCAACATCTCGCTGGCCAAGGACGCCATCACCCGCAAGTGGGACAACCTGCGGACGGTCTACAAGCGGGAGTGCAATCGCATGGCCCTGGAGAAGACGAACATCAGTACGCTGTGGTACTTCAAGGAGCTGCACTTCCTCAACGAGGTCTACAGCTACAATGACAAGATGTCCGATGCCGTTGTAAAG GAAACCTCCTACCGCCGCCGCTTCTCGGCCATTTGGAACGACACGTCGACGGCCAAGCTGCTGAGCATGGTGAAGCGGTACCAGTGCTTCTACAACCGCTTCGATCCCGACTACCGCAGCAAGGAGCGGCGCGGCGAGGGCCTCCACCAGATGGCCGTTGAGCTGCAGCAGCTGATCGACGTGACCACCATCCAGATCTCGAAGCGCATCTCCCAGCTGCGCTTCGACTACTCCAGGCAGAAGATGGAGCGCCTCAATTGCGAGCGCCTGGGCAAGAAGTTCATTGCGAACTACACGTACTACGATCAAATGCACTTCATGGACGACGACATACCGCCCTTCAAGTGCCCGCACTGCCCGGAAATTATGCAGACGCTCAGGGAACTGGACCTCCACATGCTCACCCACCAGCCCAGTTTGGGCGGCGGTTACTTCTGCAACATCTGCAGCATTCAGTTCCCCAACGCCGAGGAGTTCGACAGCCACAAGCAGCTGCATTTGGGCGGCGTGGCGGAGGTGAAGTTCAACTGCGAGCTGTGCACGGCCAGCTTCCGCGAGAAGGCCAACTACGAGGAGCACCTGCGGCGGCACAACGAGGAGCTCTTCCTGCCCTCGCTGGCGCTCAATCACAGCATCATGGAGGGCGGTGCCGAGGACGACGAGGAGTCCGGGGGCAGCGGGCAGCGGCGCAGAAAGACGAAGGCCTCCAAGTCGCCCGAGGACGCGGCGGATGATGAGGATCCAATTGCCAAGCCGTACGGCTGCGATGTGTGCCGTCGCAGCTTCGCCACGCCGGGCCACCTGAATGCCCATCGGATTGTCCACCAGGACGAGCGGGAGCGGTGCTACAAATGCGACTATCCGCAGTGCAATAAATCGTTTGTGGCGCGCAACAGCCTGTTCGAGCATCTGAAGCAGCACTACAGCAACGAGGAGTTCAAGTGCGACATCTGCGGCAAGACGTTCAAGTCGACGAAGAACCTGCAGAACCACAAGCAGATCCACGACAAGGTCAAGCGCTACGTCTGCCAGATCTGCGGATCGGCGTTCGCCCAGGCGGCCGGTCTCTATCTGCACAAGCGTCGCCACAATCGGCCCAACGGATCCGTCGGCGCTGTCGGGCGATCGGGGCGCAGCAGTCTGTGA